A section of the Lineus longissimus chromosome 1, tnLinLong1.2, whole genome shotgun sequence genome encodes:
- the LOC135494060 gene encoding syntaxin-8-like, with product MAGDAWLKQYESCSRHGQELMEMVNEKKVQERQGANTAKISSQIRNGIKQFSQDFNKLRQDLIRTANYISSRESEIRQAMLDKLATQEKRLQQAMSNDGPGSGRAGLLGPAQYGGASGLSHDPWQDNTANDMSIGEIRDQQQTMIKEQDDGLDALHQVVLRQKMMASDIGNELDVHNDLIDDITDHTDRTNERLIKETRHIKIVDKKSNTCCYWVVAILLFIAIVVIAVVPYNGKA from the exons ATGGCTGGCGATGCTTG GTTAAAGCAGTATGAGTCCTGCTCGCGGCACGGGCAGGAGTTgatggaaatggtcaatgaGAAGAAGGTCCAAGAGCGGCAAGGAGCAAACACTGCAAAG ATCAGCAGCCAGATCAGAAATGGAATCAAACAGTTTTCCCAAGATTTCAACAAATTACGACAGGACCTGATCAGAAcagcaaactacat AAGTTCGAGGGAGTCTGAGATACGACAAGCAATGCTAGACAAACTGGCGACACAGGAGAAGAGGCTGCAGCAGGCCATGAGTAATGACGGACCAGGCAGTGGAAG AGCTGGGTTATTAGGCCCAGCCCAATATGGTGGTGCATCTGGCTTGAGCCACGACCCGTGGCAGGATAACACGGCCAATGATATGTCTATTGGTGAGATCAGAGATCAACAACAGACAATGATAAAAG AACAAGACGATGGACTGGATGCCTTGCACCAAGTTGTCCTGAGACAAAAAATGATGGCAAGCGATATAGGAAATGAGTTAGATGTCCATAATG ATCttattgatgacatcacagaccACACGGACCGCACCAATGAGCGCTTAATAAAGGAGACCAGACACATAAAGATTGTTGACAAAAAGTCAAATACATGTT GCTATTGGGTTGTTGCGATTCTCCTGTTCATCGCCATCGTTGTCATCGCTGTTGTGCCATACAATGGTAAAGCGTAG